The Nitrospiria bacterium genome has a window encoding:
- a CDS encoding DNA gyrase inhibitor YacG — protein MDLPCPICHKSLEWTNNPFRPFCSERCRLTDLGNWAAEKYRIKADQKTEQPESQNPADAEIHHGQEN, from the coding sequence ATGGACCTTCCTTGCCCGATCTGTCATAAATCACTGGAGTGGACGAACAATCCATTCCGCCCGTTTTGCTCCGAGCGCTGCCGGCTGACCGATCTGGGAAACTGGGCCGCCGAGAAATACCGGATCAAAGCGGACCAAAAAACCGAACAACCGGAATCCCAGAATCCCGCCGATGCCGAAATTCATCACGGTCAAGAAAACTGA